The Panthera tigris isolate Pti1 chromosome A1, P.tigris_Pti1_mat1.1, whole genome shotgun sequence region gggagagaatgggggaagggcaaggagaaggagacacagaatcagaagcaggctccaggctctgagttgtcagcacagagcctgacatgggctcaaactcatgaaccatgagatcatgacataagctgaagtcagaagcccaactgaATTAGCCACCCCTCCACTGTAACTCTTCAAACATAGGTTtcacaggaaaaacagaaaaataattacataaacattaaatttgtattttcttttttctttttttaattttttaatgcttatttatttttgagacagagagagacacagtgcaagtgggggagggtcagagagagaggcagacacagaatttgaaacaggctcaggctctgagctgtcagcacagagcccaatgtggggctcgaacccacggaccatgagatcatgacctgagccaaagtcagacgcttaactgcctgagccacccaggcgcccctaaatttgtattttcatgtgttaaaccttttaaaatgaaatgacctttgttcattcattcaactaataatttctttttttaagttaatttatttattctgagacagagagagagagagagacccctaGAGCGTGGGagtgcaaatgagggaggggtggagatagagggagagaatcacaagcactCTACACTCAAaaagtgcagagctcaatgtgggatTCAAagtctcaaaccatgagatcatgacctgagccgaagagtcagacgcttaacccactgagccacacatgcCCCcaactaataattttttaacacatATTCTATATCAGGAAGCTTTTTTGTGCTTGAGATGCATCAGGGAACAAAATCAAGATTTGTGTCCCTGTTTGTATTATGCATAAAATCCAATATAATggataagcaataaaaaaatgaactaaacaaTGTGGAATAATCAGAATTGATGCTCTAGGTATTTACCACCTCTACATTCTTAGCTAATTGTGCAAACCAAAGTATtatagcagaaacagaaattttaaatattttcttgaactTTGAATCTCTGGGCTCTTGAAGGAAGCACTCATTGGGATGTTAGGTAACTGTGACAAGGGCATAGTAGGCATGTTGGTTTAACAAAACATAGTAGCCAGCACAAtcccaagtggaaaaaaaaattataaaggcaTCTAGTTTTAGGTATTATATACTTATGAGTTCAACTGTTGTATTAGTTAAATAACCTTTCAATatcataaaattaactattattaCTGTCTCATGTAAATCATTTCTGTATAGTAAGGATTTCATATTTCAGATACCTTGTATTCACGTTGTTATCAGACTTCACTTACCAGGACTTCACTTCATCCAAAGTAATCTAACTTTGTCACCTTCTAGGCAACAGAGGTCTGAATTctcttctctaaataaataattatctaCATATTTTCACTTTCTCGATCActctattttaaatttgtatttcattttatttattttagagagagaaagagaggaatcatggagagagaaagggcagagaaagaagaaaacagagaatcccaagcaggctccctgaggtcagcacagagcttgtgcagggctggaacccacgaaccatgagatcatgaccaagctgaaatcaagagtcagatgatcaattgactgagccacccaggcacccctctcaatCACTCTTTAATGTCCAATATGTTTTTTGGACATTCATTcaataaagtatttaataaagtATGCACGATGTAGACTTTATAGTATTAgccattataatttttatgttttgtaaatataatttttaaaatttactatatCAATTAAATATGCAGAAACAAGGGTTCAGTTAATTCCATGTCCAAACCTCTCCTGTAGAAAGATCCCACAGGAGTCCTACTGCCTTTCAACAAGGATCATCATGTCCTAGTTGGGCCAGGAGAGATGGTATCCaacacaaaattaacatatattttattagcaTGTCACCCCAGAAGAACATTTTTTCTGCAGGTCACTCTCAACATTAACAAGCTGGCAGCTGTATGTTGTGctacatgtttctttcttttctatcaaTTAATAAGATTTGGCATAAAAACACAAGACCAAAAACAGAAGACATGGTTCTGAAGCTCCCATTTGCCTCCTGCTTGAAAGAAGTAATGATTTTCTCTGAATATCAGCTTCTCCATCTCCCATGAGTTAattctttctctaaatatttcttagaattttgtGAGGATCAAAATCAGATAATTCAGCGAATATCCTTTGAAAAATAGggacagtttttgttgttgttgttgttgttgttgttcatttttgttcccctccccactccgCCCTCATCTTTCTTCACAATTTAGAATAGTAcctgactggggtgcctgggtggctcagtcagctaagtgtctgactcttgattttggctcaggtcatgatctcacagttagtgagtttgagccctgcatcaggctccacactgatagtgctgagccttctttggattctctctctcccgctctctctctctctctctcaaaataaataagtagacttaaaaaaatagtacctGATATTTTGTGAGAATTCAATTTATATGttgttaataattaaaaattataattgtcaTTTCCAagttatattttaagaaacaggaaACACTGATGACCACAaattatcatatataaaaatttggTATGATTATTGGGGAAAAACCCTTGATCATCCCTTGTAAAATAGAACTAGTTCTGTGAGTGAGAAGAGAGGATACCCATGATACAtattgtgtgattttttaaaaatttaaaaattgtattaaagtATATCATATAAAAGAGAAGTGCATAAATCTTATATGGTGAGACTGATAAAttatcacaaagtgaacacacccaTGCAACCACCAGTAAggtggaaaaacattttaaaaaaatgtttatttgtttttgagagagagacagagtgtgagccgggaaggagcagagagagagggagacacagaatctgaagcaggctccaggctctgagcagtcagcacagagcccgatgtggggctccaactcacaaaccgtgagatcatgacctgagctgaagtcagaaacttaaccgacagagccacgcaGAGCCCCAATAGCTCTTAACAATATCAGAGAGGTCCCTTCCTTCCCAACCCAGACATGAACTTTTATGACACCTCCCTTAcaagttgtttttaaataattttgaaatatttatcaaagtcTGTGTTAAATACCTTTCTTAAAGGTGCAAAAGATTCATCTtgtaaatgtgaaaacaaaagctCTATTAGATATTAATATAAAGAACACAGTTCCAGGCAGGACTCTGAGTAAATGAGGGACACAAATGTCCAAAGTAGAGGGGGAATGGAAACTGTGAAATGAAagattttgagaaaggaaaaaccagGAGAGATGCTAAcaaaggcaggaagaaggagaaaatagaaagtatCAGTGCAAAGACTAAAGGGAATTAAACTGAATTGAAACAACATTGAGTGTATTTCATAGATGAATCTTAGTCAATTTCTCCACTTGAAGAGATTTAATATGTCCCAGAAATTCTTCCATTGTTTGATATCAGGGTATGATCAGGTTATTAGGAACCTTCTAAAGCAAACATAACCTTGAAAAGCATATTGATGATGGGGGTGcctgcatgatctcacagttcatgagtttaagccccacattgggctctgtgttgacagctcagagcctggagcccgccttggattctgtgtctccctctctctctctgcccctcctccacctattctttgtctctctctcaaaaataaataagaattaaaaaaaaagcatatggatGAGAATGTTTTACTTGCATCAACATtgttgaagaaaacattttctcctctATGTTGATATTAGATTAACTTAAGGCTAAGTAACCATTTATTAGTCTTTGTTAATTGCGAAACCACTACAACATGCGTCCAACattttctaagcaaaataagcacCAGATGAatcaaaagttcttttttatttgtgatatttCAGAACCATACATTCAGTAGGAAGTTAAAATTAGGTAAATCAATGAACACAGTTCAGTCAGGGTGGTTTTTGTTTAGTTAATAGTCTACCAAAGTCTGGAATATATCAAGACACCACACTTAACCAAAAgctaattaaaagaagaaatatttgtctACTAGTATAACACCTCAAGAAGTTGAGAAAAAGGAGAATTGACCATGAGAGCTAAGTTAGCTAATGAAATGtcttgatttattcattctatgtttatttatactatattttaaggCATGAATGCAAGTTTTTGAAACATCGTATCTGCTGGAAGcagagctatcccagcctgagtggcagggcctgggctgtggacggattggtgactgcagggcggcccgccgacagtgaagcttcttgtactcccgcttttaggtaatttggccttaaaactacctggggtattgtctgttggggaattgccctccgcaggccccctgggaaaagaacaattaggaagaaaataagattcCTCAAGAAATTGTGCAGCCTTActtttagcccttgccatcccctatggagactcctctacttacaggaaggatggcctcatacatttgccagcaaagagggcctgtaaagaagagacatatggatttgaaagcctcactccggcaactaaggagtgtatctctgggcacaggtgacttcaacccctaggcccacctggcccccgggaggcattccagatgatgagtgaacctagtcggttaagctacagaatggttcattggttcctaggtgaattgtctctctgagaatgtatgaggcatgggtttctaaggctttttcagcccctttctggcacctcggactgaggcaaacacattgttcttctggtcTCATGTGATTaccatgtccctgtaactgttccatctcaggtgttgagaaatggagggcctttcacgagAACAGCAAATCAAATGCTTTGTATATTATAGATAAACGCAggtgcataatggaataatgtaagaaattaatctataatcaaagggtatgtgggaaaattaggggaaaatcaccatgttattttttaaaggttgtttacacataggaacattttcaaaattaggtaatgttagaaaaacatagatgacgtatgttacaaggaaatcactagcatatataaaGCCACGTTTACtacaataaatcggccagttcaacacactgttattgtctgtgtctatttttattttagttttagttttttattttagttttttattttccaattttttattttagttttgttttattttcactgaccCCGTTCTTCCTTTGGGAACCCCTGGTTGCTGGAGCTGGTCTCCGGCACATATCAATGTTGTTACCTTAAGTATAGAAGTAAGCTTTTAATTAACTAGTAAATGTTGATTTCCAGGCACATATTAAACTCTATGTGAATAAAAGCATGATAACTACCTACAGTTTAATTTTGGTGGTTAGAGAATACAAGTATTCATAAAAGGTGAACAAGAATGTAGAacccaaaatataattaaattgtcTTCATAAAATTTTCCTAGATAAAGTTTCTACATTATTAttactagaaaatatttaattgacaCTGAATGTTTGATATTAAATCCTCGAGGACATGGTGACTGGTCCTCGCAACTTCTATTCAAAAGTTGGTCAATAATATAGACACAGACACATGAACATGTGTAACCTAAAAATATTTATCCAGTACTCTTCAAAGGGGCATTTGGCctattttgtattgtttataGTGTTACTTGAAGAAAATTCTCTctggaaaatgtttttcagtgAATCCAGACTAGCCAATGGGCTAATTCTGATGCTTGTGGGCTACAGCTATTGTTTCTAAATGATGCTTGCAAAGAGACGATTTTGCCTGTTGATAACTCAGGATTATTAAAATGgtagtgaattttttttcataatcaaaAACATAGTTTCTTATATGAAGGTGTGTCAGTGGCCATAGCACCAATGATATTTGTACCTGGCCGTGTCTAGTATTTCCTGGACATATCCACCACTCTGGTTTTCTGGGAGGAGGGGCATCTACTCAGCACTTTTCTTAGAGCTGTAGCCACATCTTTATTCCTCAAGCTGTAGATGAGTGGATTGAGCATTGGAGTGAGGATGGTGTAGAAAGCAGATacaattttgtctttctctggtgtGTGGTAGGAATGTGGCAACACATTGGTGTAGAAGGCTGCCCCATAGAAAATGCTTACTACCATTATATGGGAAGAACAGGTAGCTAAGGCTTTGCGCCGGCCCTCAGCAGAATTCATGTGATGGACAGTGAGCAGGATGCGTGTGTAGGAAACAGAGATTACAGATATAGGAATGAGCAGCATTAGCACGCAGCAGGCGTACATCAGAGTCTCATAGAGAGACGTGTCAACACATGACAGTTTCAGTACAGCTGGGATCTCACAGAAAAAGTGACTGATTTCTCGGGAGCCACAGTAGGGGAAACTCATAGTGAAGGGGGTCAGCATGAACCCATCTAAGGAGCCACCAACCCAGGAACCCACCACCATGAACAAGCAAATCCTGCGATTCATGAGGAGAGGGTACCGAAGGGGTTTGCACACAGCCACATACCGGTCATAAGCCATGAGACCTAGCAGGAAAAATTCACCTCCAATTAGTGTCAGGTAGAGGAAGATCTGAAGTGTGCATCCAAAGAAAGAGATGATCTTTTCCTTGGACAGAAGGTCTTGCAGCATCTTGGGAACAGTGATACAGATGTAAACTGTGTCCATAATGGAGAGCTGGCTGAGTAAAAAGTACATGGGTGTATTCAGGCGAGAGTCCACATGGATGAGCAGAATCATGACCACATTGGCTGTTACAGACACCAGAAAAATGGAGAAGACTACTGCAAAGATAAGCCCAGGGAATTCAGGGTGGGTGATGAGGCCCAAGAGGATGAAATCAGTGGAGTTCTGGAGAGTGGCTTCCATGATCATCTCACATGGTGGTTCTTAGGTCTTCAAAGGCAAAATTTTGGTGGGTTAATTAATAATCAATATTTACACAGAGCCCACCATGTGTAATATATCAGAAGCAGTATGGGATAGAGGAAAGAATATAGACTTCAAATCATTTTGAATTCTAGTCTTAATATTAATGGTCTTTGTGACATTGAACAGATATATTAATCTATAAGTTAATACTTTCATTATCTATGAAAGTTTATCATAAGTCTATATCTCTTTAGGCTGGATGTGAGATGTAAATATAATAGTTCATACAGAACcacttttaaaagttgatttatttttattttattttgatcttctTTATAGTCTTTATAATCATATTACTTTAGGCTAAATATTTCCTGAGGTTGGTATAGTGCCTCGCAACCAATATCCATGAGTTGATTGAATTTGAGTTGTTCTCTGCCATTTAGATGATTACACTGTTAAGATTGTACATAGACATACATTTGTGATGTAATAAATCGACAGAAAATAAGCATGGGCCCAATAAATCTAGATAAATTTAGCATTTGGGGCTGCTGGATCAGGGTCAAGTGAGCTATAGGCAGATGTGCTGCCAAAAAGTTAATGTTTTAGGCATAGGTAACTTTAAGAAGTCAGGTCTCTTTGTTCTCATGGGATAATTTGGAGTGATAAATCTCTAATAAGGATAGCCATGAACTCTATTCCACAATAAGGGGTTTGGGTTCATCTTCGTGGCAGTCTTTGGTCGCCACAATGGAGTAGGTTGAAATTTTAGGACTTAACACTGGCTCATATTACTCTATGGTGACCTAAACTTTTCTTAAATTATTGGTCAAACAAAACATTAACATAATTTTTCTGATAGGGTGGCATTCTGATTCTATTAATGGACTCCTAATAATCcattactttgttgttgttgtttttttattctttaacatttatttttgtactgTGTAATACTGGTCCTTCATGTTTATAAGTAAAGATAACTCCAGATGGGAAAATGATTTCTGAATTTAGATGGAAAAATATACAATAGTATTATTACAACTCCCATGAACTAAATAGAATCAATTGTCATACCTTTTATTCTTGAAGAATATAAGTGTGCATCTTTTAGATATGTTCATGGATATTGAGGAATGAGTtgtttattatcatcatcatcatcctatTGTAGTGTTCCTCTTCTCCTATTTCAGTGACAGAATTACTAAAGaagtttatttctataaaatgtattGGCCACCATAAATATACCCAtattttttggagagaaataTGTAGTCTCAGaagcattaaaaaggaataattataTCTTTATGTGGAATCAAAACTAATCACAGCAACAgacagatttattttcctttctaaatattcATCAAAGATGAATTTACATTATGAGTAATACtctaaagaaataagtaaaatctgGAGGGGGAAGTAAAATCAGTTTTGTGTTAACTTAAGTTTATCACACCTTATTAGCTAAGCAGGACAAAAACAAATGTCTGGATTATTAACAAACCATATCTGAATATCAACTGTAACTCTCAACAAATTTGATGAGCATCAGCTACTTCTGTCTTCTTTAATATATGAAAGAATTTTTTATGAGAGAGATCCAGATCTGACTCATATACAAAAAGGCAGAATTTAAGATTTACAAGTGAAATTGTGTTTATAGCTCTTCACAATAACTggttgaatattaaaatattcatccaGGCAGGCAGTAATTTTATCTTGACCATCCATATTTTTTCCACTTAGATACATTGtggattttatatttcatttactaATAGTACCAAATCAACTCCCAATAATAACAatccctttaaaaatacaatgaaaaacttaaatagcaaagaaaattaccaatCTGAAAACTGCCTGATAACCAATTACTTTTTAATCAAAATACAGActacataattttatcttatacaAACACTCATACTGGACTCTACATAGTGTTCACAGGAGTAAATCACTCTTATTGCCTCAAATATCTTTGATTAAGGAATGAAATTTTTCTAACTTCTGGatccttttttagtgtttatcctATAATAATAGGTTATGAAAGTTGAAggaaagatataattttaaaccAAATCCTTTATTCCAAAAATAACCATAGACtcattgtgttaaaaaaaaaatggatctagcctgtgtgtgtgtgtgtgtgtgtgtgtgtgtgtgtgtctgtgtgtgtttgtgtttgtgtgtgtgtgtcagaaagagagagagaaagaagaaagaatgtatATTGGGAACAGAGCATGCTAAAGGAGTAGCACATTAAAGGCTTAACACAAAGAAGCATATTTTACTTTGTCAATGAAtcgaatatataaaaaaaataatgtgacacATGGTCAAAATACATAATCACTATTGTAGGATATTTGGAATGGTAATTAAGCCATGacaatatatacattatgaatACAATGATATTTTATGATTAATATATGTTAACTGATATGATGTAAACTAATGTTTACATCAGCtcctaatatataaatttaacattAGTGTTCACACTATTGCTGAAAGTAATGTGTTATTTGACTAATTCACACTACAAGATCCCAGATTCCATTCACCACAAAGTAACCTTTCCTCTACTATCATTTTCTGCTATTCAAAGGTCTAGGTTTTTTTCCGTTTCCTTTCCaaacaagagttttttttttaacgttttttatttatttttgagacagagagagacagagcatgaacgggggaggagcagagagagagggagacacagaatcggaagcaggctccaggctctgagccatcagcccagagctggacgcggggctcgaactcaccgaccgcgagattgtgacctgagctgcagtcggccgcttaaccgactgagccacccaggcgcccctagttttttgtttttttttaagagaaaggagaaaacaaacaaacaaagaaacaaacaaataaacaaacaaacattttatctGCATGAGACTCAGGCCTTTCTGCTGTTCAAGTCAGAAAATACTCTGACCCACAGACTGGGTTCAGTATTACCCAGCCTTGTTAGTTAGGACATGGGAGTGGTGGAAGATCAGCCAAGGTGTGGAGAGCACTGTGGACAGAAGCTTTGGATCtctgcagtgaaaaaaaaaaaaaaaggaagagtaagtTTTGTAAGAGGTGTTGATCCTCCTTGTGGTCTCCATATGAAGAGAAGTAAAGAGATGTAGGAGAAGTAGTTCTGTGCAAGGTACTGGCTGGTAGATATGGCACATTTCAAGACAATGGGGAGTTGCTTGGGGAGAAGCCACAGAAGTCCAGGCAGTTTGTGACCCTCATGGCTTCTTGTAAGGAGAGACTTCCAAGTAAGATAAGGCAATATTTTATAAAGTGCTGTCCAAGAAGTTGAGGTCTTGGACCAATCCTTTCTGATAATCTGTATGtagatattttaagttttctgtatATTACCATGTTCTGGTATCTTAAAAAATCTAACTATGGAAGGGCTGGCCCTTCCAGGACTAGCCAAATCTTTAAAAGATAGCAAAGGGCTTAGCTACAAGCATGCCTTTGATATGAAAACTAACCAATCTAGGCTCAGACCTCCTCTATCTGGTATGTGCACCCttacagaaaatatttctctgccttaaatatttcagaattaggTACCAGGCAACTAGAGACCACTAAAGTCAGACAACATTACCtaaactagccaatcctaaacaGTTTCCCCTGTCTGGCCTTATATTTCCAGCAGAAACCCCAATAAAAACTGTGTCCTCATTCCTGCCTTTTGCCTCTGACCATCCCAGTAATTTGGCCCTCTGTGTTGTGACATGATTTCTTTCTCTAAGAACAGAACAGTAAGTATAatgaaggtttttgttgtttgtttgtttttactaagcttggtctctgtctctcctgtgttTGTTCAGGGCTGACATTTAACATATCTCAATTCCTTCCCAAGCATacaaaaaaaccttcaacaaTACCCAACTGCGTATGAAGGAGGTAATCCTTGCCTCAAAAATATTCAGAGGAAAATCCATGCTTCTCCCTTAGTAACTTATATTTGGCACCTACCCACTAATGTTTGAAAACTACTCATAATGAATACTAGGCACTCTCTTTCAATCAATCAGCTCTTAAAAGCCTGTTTCTTCTTCAGTGAACCCATTCATGCCCTTCCAAACTATACCAGATTCTCCTCAATCTCCCATATTTTAAGCTAAAGTATCCCTTTTCCAATAATCTAGTTGCCAAAAAGTGAATGTATAAATTCATCCTTCTTAATCTTGAATAGACTTTCTAAAGTTCCAGAGTGGTGCCTGAAGAAAACATCCCACTCACTGGGGAATGTATTATCTAGCTTCCATGAAAATCTAAGATCCTACCTCAAAGCAGCTGAGTCCAAGCCTTAGGTAAGGCAACCGTGGAAGAGAGGACTTCTTAACTACTTGAATATGGAGGTGGCATTGgcccaaaatatttttcattaataatgGGTTTCAGCATCTTGCAGAAGGAATTCCCAGGTTAGCAATTAGTCTAAATTTACAAGATTTACCTTGTGCACTATAGGAAACTGAATCAAAGCCCATCCCTTTTAGTGGAGTGTGCATTATTTTCCCAAGTAAAAGATTGTAATTATTCCTGGAAATTTCATCATAGAACTACTTATCTAATCCTGGCATCATTCTAAAGTAGTTCAAAAGAAATGTGGTCTAGGGGTGACAGTAAGGgtcacttaaatttaaaattaaaacaataattctaAAAGAAGTTATGCAAAACTGGAAATTTCCTTCTCCCATGGGATTGGCctattttgttgaataaaatgatattaaaattatgCAGGGTCACCtaggtgattcagttggttaagcatccaactcttgattttggctcaggtaccTCATGGTAGTAAGACggggctctgtgtcaggctctgcactgagcatggagcctgcttaagattctttctctctctctttctctctctctcctcctgccacttccctgcttgcatgctctctctctcttctgaaaaaaataattaaataaaaaaagaaacaaataaataaatatatgcatttgaCTCAGAgtttaagtgtttttaataatTGTCTAATGATTAGTTGGAATTCAAATTCAGTATGAAATGAAGGACacatgataaagagaaaatagaagagaagaaagtattaaaagaagcaaagagggagggggaaaggggaagcaaagacaaataaataggagataaaataaaacagaagtcatacattttctaaaagttactactaaaaatgaaattaattgtatttctctaaagaggtaaattttaaaaaagtggtctTGTCTGGGGAGATGAGCAACTTAACTACTgctactaaaataataatagtaataataataataacaacaacaacaataaaaataaatatcatgttaGAATGCATTTCAGGACTACATCTCGTGATGGGCACATTACTCACATGATTTCTAATCCTTACAAATTTATTAGATTTTAGACCTTAAATTTCATAGCCTCTAAATTACAgatgaaaacacatacacactttcAGCCACTTAGAAtactatttaaaaactattattgaagaatattttctatgtctctaataaatataaagtatCCTCAATTAGATGTGCAGTGGATTTTAATAGAATCTACCCTTCATTATGATGTGAAGGGCCACAAATGGGTTACAACCAGATATTGACCTTCTCAGTCCTGGATTGGTCTACACTTCCTGAACTGACTACAGCCAGCAGGGAGTTGATCTTTTGTCAACAGCCACCTCAGCTTACCCCAGTTTGCCATATGACTACAATTTATTTTGATATCCATGTCATGAAAATGATTGAGAAGTTCTGATATAACAATTAATTCAaacttctattattattatctaacATGCTAAGGAAAGTAGCACAGCCTGTGAGCATCACAACTTTTCATTTAGTGTTGAATTtaggtatcttttaaaaatacaagagtTCAAATTATTTACGTATGATAGATATGTTGTACCTTCACAGTCTTGCTTTTCATGTTCTTccttaatctttgttttttttagccCTCCTCCTCCTATTCTTCCACTCTTTCAGGCCTTTCCAGTAATATGCCTTGCATACAGGTGTAAATAAGCATGTCCCTATATTCAAAACAGCAATTCTCAAAGTCTGGATGTTTACATTCCCAGTGTTTTGTTTGAGTTCAAATAATTT contains the following coding sequences:
- the LOC102958867 gene encoding olfactory receptor 2T2; the protein is MIMEATLQNSTDFILLGLITHPEFPGLIFAVVFSIFLVSVTANVVMILLIHVDSRLNTPMYFLLSQLSIMDTVYICITVPKMLQDLLSKEKIISFFGCTLQIFLYLTLIGGEFFLLGLMAYDRYVAVCKPLRYPLLMNRRICLFMVVGSWVGGSLDGFMLTPFTMSFPYCGSREISHFFCEIPAVLKLSCVDTSLYETLMYACCVLMLLIPISVISVSYTRILLTVHHMNSAEGRRKALATCSSHIMVVSIFYGAAFYTNVLPHSYHTPEKDKIVSAFYTILTPMLNPLIYSLRNKDVATALRKVLSRCPSSQKTRVVDMSRKY